A genomic stretch from Pomacea canaliculata isolate SZHN2017 linkage group LG2, ASM307304v1, whole genome shotgun sequence includes:
- the LOC112555657 gene encoding A disintegrin and metalloproteinase with thrombospondin motifs adt-2-like — protein MSHLVLWLVLGVGLSSAANLRSLPDKMTDVELTDHARRIARAVNAEGYDIATLHGTSLFSGDKTRLTKRDVEEHAAHPSTESRNFELRLTSGERLRMSVQKRSGMSPDVTVVERVSGKEKVSRPQVRDCFFSGGLEGEEGHASLSLCDGQVMGGIRAGNRDYEVHPLPETSAIRRRSADEPLHAVVTWSDQGNDLMAFDSISPDLSDEDETEASDIIEETKPDSYKSATIEVGVYMDRFFLARVEERFGLTTTEQLMELAALKWSGINAVLSNPKVVGWNITIKVVHLEIWRESPSWYNESNFYLGGRQNMLCASTTDMPFDHIMLETADTRPNRIKGISWMDRMCNPRWRCSAARGAGFSNWIEAHETGHSMGLNHDWTFKSCDPNVPKGFMSMQETVFRDCYSQVLDRSLSSKGCLFKQNVDISKYNSVNNIVPLYRGQKATLDDQCRLNKGDGFEYLHIPSADVSVWHDFLDYFKIQYANAMKILVSVKDEMGFL, from the exons ATGTCCCACCTTGTGTTGTGGTTGGTGCTCGGTGTGGGTCTGTCTTCAGCGGCAAATCTGCGGTCT ctCCCGGACAAAATGACAGATGTGGAGCTGACGGACCATGCGAGGCGAATCGCACGAGCCG TGAACGCTGAGGGATATGACATTGCGACCTTACATGGAACGAGTTTATTCTCTGGAGACAAAACACG ACTCACCAAGCGGGATGTGGAGGAACACGCCGCTCATCCGTCGACAGAGTCCAGAAACTTCGAGTTGCGTCTGACTTCCGGTGAGCGGCTGCGCATGTCTGTACAGAAGCGTTCCGGCATGAGTCCCGACGTGACGGTGGTAGAACGTGTCTCTGGGAAGGAGAAGGTCAGCCGCCCACAAGTCCGAGATTGTTTCTTCAGCGGTGGCCTGGAGGGTGAAGAGGGGCACGCCTCGCTGTCACTGTGTGATGGACAGGTG ATGGGAGGCATACGAGCAGGGAACCGAGACTACGAGGTGCACCCACTTCCGGAAACTTCTGCCATCAGGCGTCGCTCGGCAGACGAGCCTTTGCACGCGGTCGTCACGTGGTCTGATCAAGGAAACGATTTAATGGCTTTTGATTCAATCAGCCCTGACCTTTCTGATGAAGATGAGACAGAGGCTAGTGATATAATTGAAG AGACAAAACCCGATTCCTACAAAAGCGCCACCATCGAGGTGGGCGTCTACATGGACCGATTTTTCCTGGCGAGAGTGGAGGAGAGATTTGGACTGACCACGACAGAGCAGCTTATGGAACTCGCTGCCCTCAAATGGAGTGGC ATCAACGCCGTGCTATCAAATCCAAAGGTTGTTGGCTGGAACATCACCATCAAAGTTGTGCACCTGGAAATCTGGCGAGAATCCCCC TCCTGGTACAACGAATCTAATTTCTACCTCGGCGGCCGTCAGAACATGTTGTGTGCATCCACGACTGACATGCCCTTCGATCACATCATGCTGGAAACCGC AGACACTCGACCTAACCGAATAAAAGGCATAAGTTGGATGGATAGAATGTGCAACCCAAGATGGCGCTGCTCCGCGGCCAGGGGAGCGGGCTTTAGCAATTGGATCGAAGCTCATGAAACAGGCCACAG CATGGGTCTGAACCATGACTGGACCTTCAAGTCTTGTGACCCCAACGTACCAAAGGGCTTCATGTCCATGCAGGAGACTGTCTTCAGAGATTGTTACAGCCAGGTCCTCGACAGGTCTCTGAG CTCCAAGGGCTGCCTGTTTAAACAGAACGTTGACATCTCTAAGTACAACAGCGTCAACAACATCGTCCCCCTGTACAGAG GTCAGAAGGCTACGCTGGATGACCAGTGCAGGCTGAATAAAGGAGATGGATTCGAGTATTTGCACATTCCTTCTGCTGACGTAAGCGTTTGGCACGATTTTCtcgattattttaaaatacagtatgCAAACGCTATGAAGATCTTGGTGTCTGTAAAGGACGAAATGGGATTTTTGtaa
- the LOC112557636 gene encoding A disintegrin and metalloproteinase with thrombospondin motifs adt-2-like isoform X2: protein MSCLVLWLLLAAGMSSAANLRSLPDLMTDVELMDHVRRITRAVEAEEYDIATLYGTSLYSGEHTGLTKRDVEDHASHPSTESRNFELHLTSGERLRMSVQKRSAMSPDVTVVERVSGREELRRPQVRDCFFSGGLEGEEGHASLSLCDGQVMGAIRSRKRDFELHALPETTATRRRSVTEPLRVLVTWSNSEQEKRDVYNIVPEIPDESQIYSNQDTHGGRSVADKSATIEVGVYLDRLFLANMEGKFGLSTTQQLTDLVALKWSGMYAVLSNPSVIGWKITMKVVYLEIWRETPSWYNETVDNLGGRMDNICMFTTDKPFDHIMLETADTPGNTVGLSWQGTMCNPRWRCSIAKGVNLNNWIEIHETGHSIGLNHDNTFTSCDPNVPKGFMSMQETVFRDCYAPVLDSSLRTKTCLFEENVDASKYTSVKNIVPLYRGQRYGLDSQCQFVQGDGFQYLHRPSADTCAGITCIRKSPFREIAEMKTFMGTPCGKEQMCFEGACVPWVKTVNPNYVRPLVKEGGWGPWSSSSPCDNTCGDAVSVSTRQCNSPVPSVAPFCKGDVIKAQMCPSRQACSGESSVESELVQQRVKAVCSKVKASGGSSYSLTGEGKLNGTSGEVSKCTATCNHVDGTSTTLFALQDGTPCWGQDNDRNRDSNVRGISWRCVQGRCLAFGCNGKSLGEGGGVEKDRCGVCGGDGSSCPK from the exons ATGTCCTGCCTTGTGTTGTGGTTGTTACTGGCAGCGGGGATGTCATCAGCGGCCAACCTCCGCTCT CTCCCGGATTTGATGACAGACGTCGAGCTGATGGACCACGTGAGGCGAATCACACGAGCCG ttgaGGCGGAGGAATATGACATTGCGACCTTGTATGGGACGAGTTTGTACTCCGGAGAACATACTGG TCTCACCAAGCGGGATGTGGAGGACCACGCCTCTCATCCATCGACAGAGTCCAGAAACTTCGAGTTGCATCTGACTTCCGGTGAgcgactgcgcatgtctgtacAGAAACGTTCCGCCATGAGTCCCGACGTGACGGTGGTAGAACGTGTCTCTGGCAGGGAGGAGCTGCGCCGTCCACAAGTCCGAGATTGTTTCTTCAGCGGCGGCCTGGAGGGTGAAGAGGGGCACGCCTCGCTGTCACTGTGTGATGGACAGGTG ATGGGAGCCATACGCTCACGGAAACGAGACTTCGAGCTGCACGCACTTCCGGAAACTACTGCCACCAGGCGTCGCTCGGTTACAGAGCCTTTGCGTGTGCTCGTCACGTGGTCTAACTCTGAACAGGAAAAGAGAGATGTTTACAATATCGTCCCTGAAATTCCTGATGAAAGTCAAATATACAGCAACCAAGATACCCacg GAGGACGATCCGTAGCCGACAAAAGCGCGACAATAGAGGTGGGCGTCTACCTGGACAGGTTGTTCCTGGCAAACATGGAGGGAAAATTCGGACTGAGCACAACACAGCAACTGACAGATCTCGTGGCTCTCAAATGGAGTGGC ATGTACGCCGTGCTGTCCAATCCCTCGGTGATCGGCTGGAAGATCACCATGAAAGTCGTGTACCTGGAGATCTGGCGCGAGACACCC TCCTGGTACAACGAAACCGTTGACAACCTCGGCGGCCGAATGGACAATATCTGCATGTTTACTACTGACAAACCCTTCGACCACATCATGCTGGAGACGGC AGACACACCCGGTAATACGGTAGGACTCAGTTGGCAGGGTACGATGTGCAATCCAAGATGGCGCTGCTCTATTGCCAAGGGAGTGAACTTGAACAACTGGATCGAGATTCACGAAACAGGTCACAG CATTGGTCTGAACCATGACAACACCTTCACGTCTTGTGACCCCAACGTACCGAAGGGCTTCATGTCCATGCAGGAGACTGTCTTCAGAGACTGTTACGCCCCGGTCCTCGACAGTTCTCTGAG AACCAAGACCTGTCTGTTTGAAGAGAACGTTGACGCCTCTAAGTACACCAGCGTCAAAAACATCGTGCCCCTGTACAGAG GTCAGCGGTACGGGCTGGACAGCCAATGCCAGTTCGTTCAAGGAGATGGATTCCAGTATCTGCACCGTCCATCGGCTGAT ACATGTGCCGGTATTACCTGCATACGAAAATCGCCGTTTCGAGAAATTGCAGAGATGAAAACATTTATGGGAACTCCTTGCgggaaagaacaa ATGTGTTTCGAGGGAGCGTGCGTGCCGTGGGTGAAGACTGTGAACCCCAACTATGTGCGTCCTCTGGTGAAGGAAGGTGGCTGGGGACCATGGAGTTCGTCTTCTCCCTGTGACAACACTTGTGGTGATGCTGTCAGCGTCTCCACACGACAATGTAACAGCCCAGT ACCATCCGTGGCCCCATTTTGTAAAGGAGATGTCATCAAGGCTCAGATGTGCCCGTCTCGACAG GCGTGCTCAGGTGAGAGCAGCGTGGAGTCGGAACTTGTCCAACAACGGGTCAAGGCCGTGTGCAGCAAGGTGAAGGCCAGTGGTGGGTCATCGTACAGCCTGACTGGAGAGGGCAAACTGAACGGCACCAGCGGCG AGGTCAGCAAGTGCACGGCGACCTGCAACCATGTGGATGGGACCTCCACAACCCTCTTTGCCCTACAGGACGGGACACCATGCTGGGGTCAGGACAACGACAGGAACCGCGACTCTAATGTCAGAGGCATTTCGTGGCGATGTGTACAAGGCCGATGTTTG GCCTTCGGGTGTAACGGCAAGAGCCTGGGTGAGGGAGGCGGTGTGGAGAAAGACAGGTGTGGAGTGTGTGGCGGGGACGGCTCGTCTTGCCCCAAGTAA
- the LOC112557627 gene encoding disintegrin and metalloproteinase domain-containing protein 29-like: MDKMSILMVCLMAALSEAVLHEFSLQNVLDDDELVDHASRVARAADAAGYEIATLYGESLESGEHRRLTKRDVEDHVASPSSKSRNFELRLTSGERLHMSLQKRQVLCSDLKVVERLENETIISRPLIKDCFFSGLLRDKSGFASLSLCDGNVVGAIQSKDRNFQLLPLPEDVTRKFPFLHVLITWSNTTDDQHSSQADNFVDVPIDEVNKVEDEDTNNEKVKRSVRDRKMTIEVGVYLDRLFLNKVWEKHRISSNQQLTDFIAQKWSGIAGVLHNPSLVGWDITIKVVNVEIWRSNPWWYQDSTKDLGKRLRMASTNTMNQPFDYISFETADAEPPGKMGLAHVGGMCNPRTRVGITKGANYNFAPEIHEMGHAMGLKHDNQIWQCSGREKGFMTTSQSVFRPCYAKVLDSSFRDKSKSCLFEDNVNTRNYSPVKLG, translated from the exons ATGGACAAGATGTCCATACTGATGGTGTGTTTGATGGCCGCCTTGTCGGAGGCTGTATTACACGAGTTTTCT CTTCAGAATGTACTAGACGACGATGAACTCGTGGATCATGCGAGTAGAGTGGCGAGGGCTG CGGATGCCGCTGGCTATGAGATCGCCACGTTGTACGGAGAGAGCTTGGAGTCTGGAGAACACAGACG CCTCACCAAGAGAGACGTTGAAGACCACGTCGCCAGTCCGTCGTCAAAGTCCAGAAACTTCGAGCTTCGCCTCACTTCCGGAGAGAGACTACACATGTCACTTCAGAAGCGGCAAGTTCTATGCTCAGACCTGAAAGTGGTGGAGCGCTTGGAGAACGAAACGATAATCAGTCGCCCACTGATCAAAGACTGCTTCTTCAGTGGCCTTCTGAGGGACAAGTCTGGCTTCGCTTCACTGTCGCTGTGTGATGGAAACGTg GTTGGAGCCATTCAGTCAAAAGACCGTAACTTCCAGTTACTCCCACTTCCGGAAGATGTCACCCGCAAATTTCCCTTTCTTCACGTGCTGATTACGTGGTCAAATACAACCGACGACCAACATTCTAGCCAAGCAGACAACTTTGTAGACGTGCCTATAGATGAAGTGAATAAAGTAGAGGATGAAGATACAAACAACGAAAAAG TCAAGAGGTCAGTACGCGACAGGAAGATGACGATAGAGGTGGGCGTCTACTTGGATCGACTCTTCTTAAACAAAGTATGGGAAAAGCATCGAATCTCCTCAAACCAGCAGCTTACAGACTTCATCGCTCAAAAATGGAGTGGT ATTGCCGGTGTGCTGCACAACCCCTCGCTGGTCGGGTGGGACATCACGATCAAAGTCGTCAATGTGGAGATCTGGAGAAGCAACCCG tggtGGTACCAAGACTCCACTAAAGACCTAGGAAAGCGTTTGAGGATGGCGTCTACCAACACCATGAATCAGCCTTTTGACTACATTTCCTTCGAAACCGC GGATGCCGAACCACCTGGGAAGATGGGTTTGGCTCACGTGGGGGGGATGTGCAACCCAAGAACCCGCGTTGGTATCACCAAGGGAGCCAACTACAACTTCGCACCTGAGATCCATGAGATGGGACACGC CATGGGACTGAAGCACGATAACCAGATATGGCAGTGTTCAGGACGTGAGAAAGGTTTCATGACTACAAGTCAGAGTGTCTTCAGACCATGCTACGCTAAAGTCCTCGACTCCTCCTTCAG GGACAAATCGAAGTCCTGCTTGTTTGAAGACAACGTTAATACCAGGAACTATAGTCCGGTCAAACTAGGTTGA
- the LOC112557632 gene encoding uncharacterized protein LOC112557632 isoform X2, giving the protein MDKMSILMVCLMAALSEAALHEFSNVLDDDELMDHASRVARAADAAGYEIATLYGESLESGEHRRLTKRDVEDHVASPSSKSRNFELRLTSGERLHMSLQKRKFYAQT; this is encoded by the exons ATGGACAAGATGTCCATACTGATGGTGTGTTTGATGGCCGCCTTGTCGGAGGCTGCATTACACGAGTTTTCT AATGTTCTGGACGACGATGAACTCATGGATCATGCGAGTAGAGTGGCGAGGGCTG CGGATGCCGCTGGCTATGAGATCGCCACGTTGTACGGAGAGAGCTTGGAGTCTGGAGAACACAGACG CCTCACCAAGAGAGACGTTGAAGACCACGTCGCCAGTCCGTCGTCAAAGTCCAGAAACTTCGAGCTTCGCCTCACTTCCGGAGAGAGACTACACATGTCACTTCAGAAGCGCAAGTTCTATGCTCAAACCTGA
- the LOC112557637 gene encoding A disintegrin and metalloproteinase with thrombospondin motifs 15-like — MCFKGTCVPWLKTVNPNYVRPLVREGGWGPWSPSSPCDNTCGDAVSVSTRQCNRPTPRISTFCNGSAIKAKMCPFQQVCPGESSVESELVKQRVKAVCGKVKVSGASVYNLTGEGNLYSTSGDMKKCSVTCNHVDGSSTTRFALQDGTPCWGEDNDRDHDSNVRGISWRCVQGRCLAFGCNGKSLGEGGGVEKDRCGVCGGDGSSCPK; from the exons ATGTGTTTCAAAGGAACGTGCGTGCCGTGGTTGAAGACTGTCAACCCCAACTATGTGCGTCCTCTGGTGAGAGAAGGTGGCTGGGGACCATGGAGTCCGTCTTCTCCCTGTGACAACACTTGTGGTGATGCTGTCAGCGTCTCCACACGACAATGTAACAGACCCAC ACCTCGCATATCTACATTCTGCAACGGAAGTGCTATTAAAGCGAAGATGTGTCCGTTTCAACAG GTGTGCCCAGGTGAGAGCAGCGTGGAGTCGGAACTCGTCAAACAACGGGTCAAGGCCGTCTGTGGCAAGGTGAAGGTCAGCGGTGCCTCGGTCTACAACTTGACTGGAGAGGGCAACCTGTACAGCACGAGCGGCG ACATGAAGAAGTGCAGCGTGACCTGCAACCACGTGGATGGCTCCTCGACAACCCGCTTTGCCCTACAGGACGGGACACCATGCTGGGGTGAGGACAACGACAGGGACCACGACTCTAATGTCAGAGGCATCTCGTGGCGATGTGTACAAGGCCGATGTCTG GCCTTCGGGTGCAACGGCAAGAGTCTGGGTGAGGGAGGCGGTGTGGAGAAAGACAGGTGTGGAGTGTGTGGCGGGGACGGCTCGTCTTGCCCCAAGTAA
- the LOC112557636 gene encoding A disintegrin and metalloproteinase with thrombospondin motifs adt-2-like isoform X1, with product MSCLVLWLLLAAGMSSAANLRSLPDLMTDVELMDHVRRITRAVEAEEYDIATLYGTSLYSGEHTGLTKRDVEDHASHPSTESRNFELHLTSGERLRMSVQKRSAMSPDVTVVERVSGREELRRPQVRDCFFSGGLEGEEGHASLSLCDGQVMGAIRSRKRDFELHALPETTATRRRSVTEPLRVLVTWSNSEQEKRDVYNIVPEIPDESQIYSNQDTHGGRSVADKSATIEVGVYLDRLFLANMEGKFGLSTTQQLTDLVALKWSGMYAVLSNPSVIGWKITMKVVYLEIWRETPSWYNETVDNLGGRMDNICMFTTDKPFDHIMLETADTPGNTVGLSWQGTMCNPRWRCSIAKGVNLNNWIEIHETGHSIGLNHDNTFTSCDPNVPKGFMSMQETVFRDCYAPVLDSSLRTKTCLFEENVDASKYTSVKNIVPLYRGQRYGLDSQCQFVQGDGFQYLHRPSADTCAGITCIRKSPFREIAEMKTFMGTPCGKEQMCFEGACVPWVKTVNPNYVRPLVKEGGWGPWSSSSPCDNTCGDAVSVSTRQCNSPVPSVAPFCKGDVIKAQMCPSRQACSGESSVESELVQQRVKAVCSKVKASGGSSYSLTGEGKLNGTSGEVSKCTATCNHVDGTSTTLFALQDGTPCWGQDNDRNRDSNVRGISWRCVQGRCLAFGCNGKSLGEGGGVEKDRCGVCGGNGSSCRK from the exons ATGTCCTGCCTTGTGTTGTGGTTGTTACTGGCAGCGGGGATGTCATCAGCGGCCAACCTCCGCTCT CTCCCGGATTTGATGACAGACGTCGAGCTGATGGACCACGTGAGGCGAATCACACGAGCCG ttgaGGCGGAGGAATATGACATTGCGACCTTGTATGGGACGAGTTTGTACTCCGGAGAACATACTGG TCTCACCAAGCGGGATGTGGAGGACCACGCCTCTCATCCATCGACAGAGTCCAGAAACTTCGAGTTGCATCTGACTTCCGGTGAgcgactgcgcatgtctgtacAGAAACGTTCCGCCATGAGTCCCGACGTGACGGTGGTAGAACGTGTCTCTGGCAGGGAGGAGCTGCGCCGTCCACAAGTCCGAGATTGTTTCTTCAGCGGCGGCCTGGAGGGTGAAGAGGGGCACGCCTCGCTGTCACTGTGTGATGGACAGGTG ATGGGAGCCATACGCTCACGGAAACGAGACTTCGAGCTGCACGCACTTCCGGAAACTACTGCCACCAGGCGTCGCTCGGTTACAGAGCCTTTGCGTGTGCTCGTCACGTGGTCTAACTCTGAACAGGAAAAGAGAGATGTTTACAATATCGTCCCTGAAATTCCTGATGAAAGTCAAATATACAGCAACCAAGATACCCacg GAGGACGATCCGTAGCCGACAAAAGCGCGACAATAGAGGTGGGCGTCTACCTGGACAGGTTGTTCCTGGCAAACATGGAGGGAAAATTCGGACTGAGCACAACACAGCAACTGACAGATCTCGTGGCTCTCAAATGGAGTGGC ATGTACGCCGTGCTGTCCAATCCCTCGGTGATCGGCTGGAAGATCACCATGAAAGTCGTGTACCTGGAGATCTGGCGCGAGACACCC TCCTGGTACAACGAAACCGTTGACAACCTCGGCGGCCGAATGGACAATATCTGCATGTTTACTACTGACAAACCCTTCGACCACATCATGCTGGAGACGGC AGACACACCCGGTAATACGGTAGGACTCAGTTGGCAGGGTACGATGTGCAATCCAAGATGGCGCTGCTCTATTGCCAAGGGAGTGAACTTGAACAACTGGATCGAGATTCACGAAACAGGTCACAG CATTGGTCTGAACCATGACAACACCTTCACGTCTTGTGACCCCAACGTACCGAAGGGCTTCATGTCCATGCAGGAGACTGTCTTCAGAGACTGTTACGCCCCGGTCCTCGACAGTTCTCTGAG AACCAAGACCTGTCTGTTTGAAGAGAACGTTGACGCCTCTAAGTACACCAGCGTCAAAAACATCGTGCCCCTGTACAGAG GTCAGCGGTACGGGCTGGACAGCCAATGCCAGTTCGTTCAAGGAGATGGATTCCAGTATCTGCACCGTCCATCGGCTGAT ACATGTGCCGGTATTACCTGCATACGAAAATCGCCGTTTCGAGAAATTGCAGAGATGAAAACATTTATGGGAACTCCTTGCgggaaagaacaa ATGTGTTTCGAGGGAGCGTGCGTGCCGTGGGTGAAGACTGTGAACCCCAACTATGTGCGTCCTCTGGTGAAGGAAGGTGGCTGGGGACCATGGAGTTCGTCTTCTCCCTGTGACAACACTTGTGGTGATGCTGTCAGCGTCTCCACACGACAATGTAACAGCCCAGT ACCATCCGTGGCCCCATTTTGTAAAGGAGATGTCATCAAGGCTCAGATGTGCCCGTCTCGACAG GCGTGCTCAGGTGAGAGCAGCGTGGAGTCGGAACTTGTCCAACAACGGGTCAAGGCCGTGTGCAGCAAGGTGAAGGCCAGTGGTGGGTCATCGTACAGCCTGACTGGAGAGGGCAAACTGAACGGCACCAGCGGCG AGGTCAGCAAGTGCACGGCGACCTGCAACCATGTGGATGGGACCTCCACAACCCTCTTTGCCCTACAGGACGGGACACCATGCTGGGGTCAGGACAACGACAGGAACCGCGACTCTAATGTCAGAGGCATTTCGTGGCGATGTGTACAAGGCCGATGTTTG GCCTTCGGGTGCAACGGCAAGAGTCTGGGTGAGGGAGGCGGTGTGGAGAAAGACAGGTGTGGAGTGTGTGGGGGAAACGGCTCGTCTTGCCGCAAGTAA
- the LOC112557632 gene encoding uncharacterized protein LOC112557632 isoform X1, giving the protein MDKMSILMVCLMAALSEAALHEFSHLQNVLDDDELMDHASRVARAADAAGYEIATLYGESLESGEHRRLTKRDVEDHVASPSSKSRNFELRLTSGERLHMSLQKRKFYAQT; this is encoded by the exons ATGGACAAGATGTCCATACTGATGGTGTGTTTGATGGCCGCCTTGTCGGAGGCTGCATTACACGAGTTTTCT CACCTTCAGAATGTTCTGGACGACGATGAACTCATGGATCATGCGAGTAGAGTGGCGAGGGCTG CGGATGCCGCTGGCTATGAGATCGCCACGTTGTACGGAGAGAGCTTGGAGTCTGGAGAACACAGACG CCTCACCAAGAGAGACGTTGAAGACCACGTCGCCAGTCCGTCGTCAAAGTCCAGAAACTTCGAGCTTCGCCTCACTTCCGGAGAGAGACTACACATGTCACTTCAGAAGCGCAAGTTCTATGCTCAAACCTGA